A region of the Bryobacteraceae bacterium genome:
TCTTGCCAGCCTAGCGGACCCATCCAGGGGACTCCTTTACTTTTAGCCTACACCGATGATAGCGGAGGCGGCGCAAAGGGCTCAACCGCGGCCGGTCACAGGGGCAGAACCTCATGGCGTTCCGGATCGAAGCGGAGGCGGCGCTTTTCGAGGTAGCTCTGCACCGCGAGCAGGGGCGGAAGAATGGAGATGGCCGCGATGCCCACGTCGGCGTTCGGCAGGCGGCGCGAGCGGCAGCAGTCGAGGAAGTTGCGCACATGATCGACGGTGATGTCGCCGGGAATCTGGCGGCTTTCCGGCGCCGCGCCTTTTGCGGCCGGGGTGAACACGTAGCGGTTGCGGTCGACGAACAGCCTGCCTTTGTCGCCGTGGAAGGTGATGCCGTAGTCGCCGGGCAGGCCATACGCGTTGGACTGGAACAGAACGGTGAAGCCGTCGTATTCGAACAGCGCGTTGCAGGTGTCCGGCGCCGTGCGCCCGTCGTGGAAGTCATAAAAGATGCCGCCGGCGAAGACGACCGAATGCGGGGGCCGCTCGCCCATGTACATGTGGACGACGTCCAGCCAATGATGGCCAAAATCGGTCATCTTGCCACCGTTGTAGTCGAGAAACGCGCGGAAATTCCAATATTGGGCAGGATCCCATTCGCGGTATTTCACCGGGCCGAGGAAGCGGATCCAGTCGAGGTTGGAAGGTTTCTGGGCCGGCTCGCGGCGCAGCGGGCGCGGCGGGCCGCTGTTCCAGACGGCATCGATATGCGTGATGCGGCCGAGCGCGCCGGAACGGACGTATTTTTCGAGCGGCTCCAGATAAATGGGCCCGGAGCGCTGTTGCAGCCCCACCTGGCAGATGCGGTTGTTGACGCGCGCCGCCTTCACCATCCGGGGCGGCTCTTCGCGCGTGCGGCAGAGCGGCTTTTCAACGTAGACGTCCTTGCCGGCGTTCATCGCGTCGATGGCGATCTGCGCGTGCCAGTGGTCGGGCGTGCCGATGAGCACCGCGTCCACCTCTTTCAGGGCGAGCAGCTCCTCGTGATGCGGAAAGGTCCTTGCGCCGGGCGCCTTCGAGAGCGCCTCGTCAAGCCGCGCGGCGTAGACGTCGCACAGGGCGCGCACCTCGCAGTCATGGAAGAGCTGGAACTTTGTCATTACATGGATGCCGCGCCCGCCGGTGCCAATGACGCCGAGGCCGATGCGGTCATTGGCGCCGAGGACGCGGGACCAGGACAGTGCCGTCCATGTGGCGGCGCGGGCGGCCCTGCGGCGGCTGATCGTCATGAGCGAATCCTTCCCACTGCCCCGTTGGCCTGACGCACGGGGCAAGGTGCCATTCTACATCCGGCCGGGACAGCGCTCCTGCCATGCAGGAATCCCGTACAATCAGAGACCGGCATGTGGTTGTACGCCATTACAGTCTTCCTCAGCGCGTTTCTGCTGTTTCAGGTGCAGCCGATGATCGCGCGAATGATCCTGCCCTGGTTTGGCGGGACGGCGGCGGTCTGGGCCACATGCCTGCTTTTTTTTCAGGCGGTGCTGCTGGCCGGATACGGTTACACGCACGGGGTGGTGCAGCGCCTGCGCGCGCACCGGCAGTGGATGCTGCATGTGGCGCTGCTGGCGCTGGCGCTGGCGGCGCTGCCTATCGTGCCGGATCCGAAATGGAAGCCGCCCACGCCGGAGATGCCGGCGGCACGCATTCTGACGCTGCTGGCGGTGACGGTGGGGCTGCCGTACTTTCTGCTTTCAACCACTGCGCCGCTGGTGCAGGCGTGGTTTGCGCGAGCCTTCCCCGGCCGCTCCCCCTACCGCCTCTATGCCCTGTCCAACCTGGGCTCCATGCTCGCGCTGCTGAGCTACCCGACGCTGGTGGAGCCGGCGCTGACGTTGCGGCAGCAGGCATGGGTCTGGAGCGGGGCTTTCGCGCTGTTTGCCCTGCTGTGCGCCGCCACCGGGTGGCAGAGCCTGCGGCGCGCGGCGGCCCCGGTGGCGGCAACCGAAGAAGAGCCGCCGCCTGCGCCGAAATTGGCCGCCCATCTGCTGTGGGCGGCGCTGGCGATGGGCCCCTCCATGTTGCTGCTGGCCCTCACCACGCACATGACGACGGATCTGGCGCCCATCCCGTTTCTGTGGGTGCTGCCGCTGGCCCTCTACCTGCTGTCCTTCATTCTCTGTTTTGACGCGCCTCGCTGGTACCGGCGGCGGTGGTTCCTCGGAGCGATGCCGATCGCCCTGGGGGCGCTGTTGTGGCTGGTGAAGATGGGGCCGGAGGCCCGCCCGGACCTGCGGCTGCTGATCACGGGTTATGCGGTCTGCTACTTCATCGCGTGCATGGTGTGCCACGGAGAACTGGCGCGGCTGCGGCCGCACCCGAGCCATCTGACGGGCTTCTATCTCATGATCAGCGTGGGCGGCGCCCTGGGCGGACTGTTCGTCGCCGTGCTGGCTCCGGCGCTGTTCCGGGCGATGTACGAGCTGCCGCTTGCCATCGCGCTCTGCGGCGCGCTGGCGGCGCTGGTGCTGCTGCTCGATGCGGAGCTGCCTTTCCGGAAAGATTTGCTGGGGTGGCCGTCCATCCTGCTGCTGACCGGCGTGGCCGTGCTGTGGGGGTTCGCCGGCCGCGAGATCCGCGAGATGACGCGCGGCGCGCTGGTGGTGCGGCGCAATTTCTACGGCGAACTGCGTGTGCGCCAGTACAACGGCGTCTACGACTGGGAAGGCTACCGCACCCTCGTGCACGGAACCATCAACCACGGCGAGCAGTACACGCATCCGGCGCGGAGACGCGAAATCGCAACCTACTACTGCGAAGACACCGGGCTGGGGCTGTGGATGCAGACCCGCCCGCAGTCGAGCTTCCAGCGCGTGGGCGTGCTTGGCCTGGGCGCCGGGACCATTGCCGCGTATTCGCGTTTCGGAGACGTTTACCGGTTCTATGAATTGAACCCGGAAATCGAGAAAATCGCCCGGAATTATTTCTGGTATCTGCAAAATGCCGAAGGCACGATCGAAGTGGTGCTGGGCGACGGGCGGCTTTCGATGGAACGCGAAACGCCGCAGAACTACGATCTGCTGGTGATGGACGCTTTCAGCAGCGACTCGATCCCGGTCCATCTGCTCACGCGGGAGGCGATCCAGCTCTATTTCCGCCACCTGAAGCCGGACGGCGTGCTGGCGGTGCACATCTCGAACCGTTACGTGGATCTGAAGCCCGTGCTGGAACGCGAGGCGGCGCTGCTTGGCAAGGCGGCCCTGCTTGTCGAGACCGAGGACAGCGACGACGGCCGCTGCTTCGGCACCACGTGGGTGCTGATGGCGAACCACGCCGGCGTGTTTGCGCGCGAGCCCTATCAAAAACACGGTCTGCCGCTCGAAAAAGCGGCATGGTTGCGGCCGTGGACCGACGATTATTCGAACCTGTTCCGGGTCCTGAAATGAGCCGGGAGGCGCATTAAAGCGCCTGTAGGATCAGGCACTTCAGATAGTGCGTCTCCGGCACGGTGAGCAGGATGGGATGGTCGGCGGCCTGCGTGCGCCGCTCGAGCACCCGTAGAGTGCGGCGCGTATCGACCGCGGCCGAGGCGATGAGCTGGAGCAGATCCGCCTCCGAGACGTGATGCGAGCAGGAACAGGTGACCAACACGCCCCCCGGTGCGAGCACCTTCAGCGCCTTGTGGTTCAGCTCCCGGTAGCCGCGAAGGGCCGCTTCCAGGTTGGCGCGCGACCTGGCGAAAGCGGGCGGATCGAGCACGATCCATTCGAACTGGCGCCGCGCGGCGGCGAGCCCGGAGAGGTAGTCGAAGGCGTTGGCCTCGCGCCACAGGATGTTCTCGATCCCGTTGCGGCGCGCGTTTTCGGCGGCGATTTCCAGCGCCGGGGCCGACGAGTCGACGGCTTCGATCGATTCGCAGCGGCCGGCGGCGTGGAGCGCAAAGCCGCCCTGGCAGGTGAACAGATCCAGGCCGCGGCCGCGGGCCCAGCGGGCCGCAGCGGTGTAGTTTTCGCGCTGGTCGAGAAACGCGCCGGTCTTCTGACCGTGAAGGACGTCCACGGCGAACCACAGGCCATTCATGCGGATTTCAGCGCGCGCCGGCGGCTCGCCGAAGAGGGGTACCGAATCGAGCGGCAGTTGTTCGAGCCGGCGCACGGCCAAGTCGTTGCGGGCGAGGATCGAGGCCGGTGCGGCGAGTTCACGGAGGCAGTCGGCGATGACGGCGGCCGCGCGGTCCATGCCCTGATCAAGAAACTGGGCCACGAGATGCGCGCCATATTGATCGACGATGAGCGCCGGCAGCAGGTCGGCCTCGGCGTGGACGAGCCGGCAGGCGTCGGAGTCGGCGACGACGGCGCGGCGAAAATCAATGGCCGCGCGAAGCCGTTCGAGGAAGAAGGCGCGGTCGATGGGGCGATCTTCGCGGGTCAGCAGCCGCAGCCGGATCTGCGAAGCGGAGCTGGAATGGGCGATGCCGAGAAAGCGGCCCTTTTCGTTGACGACGCGGACGGCATCGCCCGGCCCGGCGTCGCCCGGGTCCAACACATCGGTTGAGTAGATCCAGGGGTGACCCGCATCGAGCCGATGTTCGGCCTTGCGGTTGACGCGGACCTGGTTCACGCCATCCTTTCCAGCCGCGCGATGCGCTCGGCCGTGGGCGGGTGCGTGGAGAACAGCCGCATCAGGGTCTCGCCGGAGAATGGCTTGATGATGAACATGTGCGACATGGCCGGGTTGGCATCCAGCGGGATGCGCTTCGACCAGGCTTCCAGCTTGCGCAGCGCATTGGCGAGGCCGCGGCCCGTGCCGACGGTGCGCGCCGCCTCGGCGTCGGCGGCAAACTCGCGGGTGCGCGAGATCGCCATCTGGATGAGCAGGGCGGCGATAGGCGCCAGCAGGAGAAGGGCGAGGCTGGCCAGGGGATTGGGCGCGTCGTCGTCCTGATGGCGGCCGCCGCCAAAGAAGATGAACATGCGCGCGGCGAAAGTGATGGCCGCGGCAATGGTGGCGGCGATGGAGCTGATGAGGATGTCCCGGTGCCGCACGTGGCCGAGCTCGTGCGCGATGACGCCCTCGAGCTCGTCATCGTCGAGCAGTTCCAGCAATCCAGCGGTAACGGCGACGGAGGCATGCTGCGGGTTGCGCCCGGTCGCAAAGGCATTGGGAGATCGCTCCGGGATCACCCACAGCCTGGGCACCGGGATGCCCATGCGCTGGCAGAGCCGCTCGACGATGGGCGCGAGGCGGTAATAAATGCCCGGGTTCTGTGTCGGCGTCACCGGGATGGCGCCGCTCGACATCAGCGCGATCCGGTCTGAAAAGAAGTAGCTGAAGAAGTTCATCGCGACGGCGATGACCAGCGCCGTCTGAAGGCCCGAGGCGCCGCCGAGCGCCTGGCCGAGAGCGAGCAGGATGCCGCTGAGCAGACCCAGCAACAGAACCGTTTTGACCGCGTTCATCGTTCTTCCTGACTTCATTTTCTCAGATGCAGATCCTTTGCCGCAGGTTCCGCGCCATCCGCCGGGCGCAACCGCGGCCTGATTGTGATAGCGTGAAAGTTTTACCGCAAGAATTCTCTCCAAAGGGAGGCAAGATCCGGCATGGAAGCCCTTGGGATGATCGAGACGAAGGGATTGATCGGCGCCATCGAGGCCGCCGACGCGATGGTGAAGACGGCCAACGTGGTGCTGACCGGCAAGGAGTACGTGGGAGCGGCCTACGTGGTCGTGACCGTGCGCGGCGACGTGGGCGCAGTGAAGGCGGCCACCGACGCCGGCGCGGCGGCGGCGCGGCGCGTGGGCGAGCTGATCGCCGTCCACGTGATCCCCAACCCGCACGAAGAGACCGAAAAAGTCCTGCCCGGCTCGAACGCGAAGAAGTGAACGTGCCTTCTGAAGGCGGGGAGGCGCGATGCCGCACGAGCCAGACCCATTGTCGCTCGAGGAAGTCCGTGCGAAGGTAGAGCAGGCGCACGCGGCCTGGCTCGAATACCGTGATTCCAGCCAGGAACAGGCCGACGCCATTGTGGAAGCAGTGGCCGCGGCCGGCCGCGCCGAGGCGCGCCGGCTGGCGGCGATGGCGGTGGACGAGACGGGCATGGGCAACGTCGAGGACAAGACCGCCAAGAACCTGCTCTGTACGGATATCCTCCCCAGATCGATGCGCGGAATGCGGCTGCTCGGCCTGCTGCGCGAGCTGCCCGCGGAGCGGGTGACGGAAATCGGCGTACCTGTCGGCGTGGTGGCGGCCATCTGCCCGACGACGAACCCCACATCGACGGCGTTCTTCAAGATCCTGATTTCCCTGAAGGCGGGCAACGCCGTGGTGCTGAGCCCGCATCCGCGCGCGAAAGAATGCACGTGCGCGGCGGCCGGCATCGCGATGGAAGCCGCCGAAAAGGCGGGCGCGCCGCGGGGGCTCATCCAGTGCCTGGAGCGGCCGACGCTGGAGGCGACCCAGGAGCTGATGAAGCATCCGAAGACGGCGCTGATTCTGGCCACCGGCGGCGCGGGCATGGTGCGCGCGGCGTACTCCTCCGGCAAGCCGGCCTACGGGGTGGGCCCCGGCAACGTGCCCATCTGGCTGGATCCCTCGGCCGACGCGGCCGAAGCGGTGCGGCTCGTGGTGGAGGGCAAGAAGTTCGACTACGGCACGGTCTGCTCAAGCGAACAGACCCTGGTGGCGGAGCGGAGGATGCGCGATGCGGTGATCGATGCGCTCCGCGCGAACGGCGCTTACCTGATGAGCGACGCCGAACGCGCGGCGGTGGAAAAGATCCTGTTTGCCGGCGGAACGCGCGTGCGCGGCGAATGCGTGGGCAAATCGCCGCAAAAAATCGCCGAAATGGCTGGTTTTTCCGTGCCAGCGGGAACGACAATTCTTGCCGGGGAAATTGCCGGAATCGGCAAAGAATTTCCGCTTTCCGCCGAGAAACTGTCGCCGGTGCTGGCGCTTTACTGGGTGGACGATTTCGAGGCCGGCGTCCGGGCCTGCGAGGCGATCCTGCACTTCGGCGGGATCGGCCACACGGCGGTGATTCATGCCCGCGATGAGGCGCGGGTGAGCGAGTTTGCCCGGCGTGTGTCCGCGTTCCGGGTGCTGGTGAACACCTCGGCGCCGCAGGGCTCGGTGGGCATCACGACAAGTCTTCAGCCTTCGATGACGCTCGGCTGCGGCGCCATCGGGGGCAACGTGACCTCGGACAACGTGGGGCCGCAGCACCTTGTGAACATCAAACGGGTCGCCTGGGCGGTGAGAACCCCGGAAGAAGCGATGAGCCGCGCCGACAGCGGCATGAAAGCCATTGACCGCGCCGTGTTGGCGGCAGCGGTGGCGAGAATTCTGGCCGAGCGCGGCGTGACGGTGAAACCGGCGGGGGCCGAAGACGCCGTGCGCGCGGCCATGCCCGCCGGCGCCGCATCGGCCACGGGACTGGCGGCGGCGGGGAAAGAGGTCTCCCGCGAGGCGGTGGCGGCGGCAGTAGAGCGCTACCTGGGGCGGGATGGAGCGGCGCCCGCATGTGCGTGTTCCCATGGAGCGGGAAAGCGGGAAGAGGCCGCGGCCGCCAGCGCCGGGCAGGCGCCGCCGCCCGAAAAGCCGCCGGAGCCGCCGGCGCCGAAAATCGAGATCGTGGATTTCGTCTGTGAGGCCGATGTCCGCGAAGCGATTGCGAAAAAGAAGAAGATTTTCATTGGCAAAAAGACCATCGTGACGCCCGCCGCCCGGGACGCAGCCTCGGGCGAGGAAGTGCTCATCATGGCCGAGCGCTGAGCGGGCGGAACTCAGAAAACATGGAACAGAATCTGGAAAAGCTGGCGTCGGAAATAGAGCGTTTTTTGCAGGCGGAGTCGTTCATCGTCTTTCACTCGATGAGCCGCATGCACGAGGACCGGCGCATCGTGTTCTGGGACAACCGCCGCGTGCCGGATTTTCAGCGGTTTCTTGAGTGCGCCCAGCAGGTGGGGGTCCGGCTGGTGCACCTGCATGAGCGGACGTTCGACGCCGAGCAGAGGGAAACGGCCCTTGAGATTCTGGAAGATGCCGACCTGACCCGCGAGGAGCGCCGCGACATTCAGCGGCGCATTGAGTCGATGTCCCGCTACGAAGGGAAGCTCTGCGCGCTGGAGCTCAGCTTCGACTTCGAAGGCCGCATCTACATGTACGCGGTGGAGACGGAATGGTTCGCCGAATGGGAGGCGATCCTCGACGACCTGGAGGCGGCGGGACCAGAGCAGGAAGACGAAGACAGCTACGGCGGATTCTATTCGAACAACTAGGACGATGCCTTCCCGCGCACGGTGGATCCTGCCGGAGCTCGACGAACGGGAGGCGGAACGGCTTCGCCGCCAGTGCGGGCTGGAGCCGCCGGCCGCGCGCGTGCTGGCGGCCCGCGGCCTGAAGACGCCGCAGGAGGTGGAGCGGTTTCTGCACCCGAAGCTGACTCACCTCGAGGACCCCTTCCGGATGCTCGGCATGGAAGCAGCCGTGACGCGCCTGCTCGATGCGGTGCGGCGCGGCGAGCGCGTGCTGCTGTACGGCGACTACGACGTGGATGGCGTGGCGGGCGTCGTGATCCTGCTCCACATGCTGGAAGTGCTCGGGCTGCGGGCGGACTATCACGTGCCGGACCGGCTGCGCGAGGGTTACGGGATGCAGGCGGAAGTGGTGGAGCGCGCCGCGCGTGAAGGCTATACGCTGATCCTCAGCGTGGACACCGGCATCCGCGCGTTTGAGGCCGTGGAAGCAGCCCGCCGGGCCGGCATCGACGTGATCCTCACCGATCACCATCTGCCGGACGCGGAGCTGCCGGCGGCAGCGGCGATCCTGAACCCGAACCAGCCGGGTTGTCCGTACCCGAACAAGAACCTGTGTGGCGCGGGCGTGGCGTTCAAGCTGGCCCAGGCGCTGATGGAGCGCGACGGCTGGCCGCCGGAACGGATCGTCCGCTTTACAGATTCTTTCCTGATTATGGCGGCCG
Encoded here:
- the htpX gene encoding protease HtpX, yielding MNAVKTVLLLGLLSGILLALGQALGGASGLQTALVIAVAMNFFSYFFSDRIALMSSGAIPVTPTQNPGIYYRLAPIVERLCQRMGIPVPRLWVIPERSPNAFATGRNPQHASVAVTAGLLELLDDDELEGVIAHELGHVRHRDILISSIAATIAAAITFAARMFIFFGGGRHQDDDAPNPLASLALLLLAPIAALLIQMAISRTREFAADAEAARTVGTGRGLANALRKLEAWSKRIPLDANPAMSHMFIIKPFSGETLMRLFSTHPPTAERIARLERMA
- a CDS encoding SAM-dependent methyltransferase, which gives rise to MNQVRVNRKAEHRLDAGHPWIYSTDVLDPGDAGPGDAVRVVNEKGRFLGIAHSSSASQIRLRLLTREDRPIDRAFFLERLRAAIDFRRAVVADSDACRLVHAEADLLPALIVDQYGAHLVAQFLDQGMDRAAAVIADCLRELAAPASILARNDLAVRRLEQLPLDSVPLFGEPPARAEIRMNGLWFAVDVLHGQKTGAFLDQRENYTAAARWARGRGLDLFTCQGGFALHAAGRCESIEAVDSSAPALEIAAENARRNGIENILWREANAFDYLSGLAAARRQFEWIVLDPPAFARSRANLEAALRGYRELNHKALKVLAPGGVLVTCSCSHHVSEADLLQLIASAAVDTRRTLRVLERRTQAADHPILLTVPETHYLKCLILQAL
- the cchA gene encoding carboxysome shell protein, encoding MEALGMIETKGLIGAIEAADAMVKTANVVLTGKEYVGAAYVVVTVRGDVGAVKAATDAGAAAARRVGELIAVHVIPNPHEETEKVLPGSNAKK
- a CDS encoding NADH-dependent dehydrogenase, which codes for MTISRRRAARAATWTALSWSRVLGANDRIGLGVIGTGGRGIHVMTKFQLFHDCEVRALCDVYAARLDEALSKAPGARTFPHHEELLALKEVDAVLIGTPDHWHAQIAIDAMNAGKDVYVEKPLCRTREEPPRMVKAARVNNRICQVGLQQRSGPIYLEPLEKYVRSGALGRITHIDAVWNSGPPRPLRREPAQKPSNLDWIRFLGPVKYREWDPAQYWNFRAFLDYNGGKMTDFGHHWLDVVHMYMGERPPHSVVFAGGIFYDFHDGRTAPDTCNALFEYDGFTVLFQSNAYGLPGDYGITFHGDKGRLFVDRNRYVFTPAAKGAAPESRQIPGDITVDHVRNFLDCCRSRRLPNADVGIAAISILPPLLAVQSYLEKRRLRFDPERHEVLPL